The following coding sequences lie in one Miscanthus floridulus cultivar M001 chromosome 9, ASM1932011v1, whole genome shotgun sequence genomic window:
- the LOC136480316 gene encoding uncharacterized protein: MYFDGALNINGTSAGILFITPTKDKLRYVLRIHFPASNNAAEYEACLHSLRIAVALGVKRLMVYGDSALVINQLNKDWSCSSEKMDAYCTEIRKLEGKFYGIEYHHVVHDQKSTR; the protein is encoded by the coding sequence atgtactttgatggtgcccttaacatcaacggtactagtgcaggcattctgttcattacaccgaccaaggataagctacgttatgttcttcggatacacttcccggcctccaacaacgctgcggaatacgaagcatgtctccatagtCTTCGTATAGCCGTCGCGCTCGGCGTCAAACGgctcatggtgtatggggactccgcactggttatcaaccagctcaacaaagactggtcctgttccagcgagaagatggatgcttactgcactgaaatcaggaagcttgaaggcaaattctatggcatcgagtatcaccacgtggtacaTGACCAAAAATCAACTCGCTGA